One genomic region from Gemmobacter aquarius encodes:
- a CDS encoding N-acetylmuramic acid 6-phosphate etherase encodes MAERATEARHPHSAGLHAQPAAMALGQLLDAQIAAISQVRGAFGSIAEAAEAGAAALARGGKMGYAGAGSSGLMALADCLELAGTFGIPPVQTPILFAGGTAALLHMTGGVEDDPALAEADFVAAGFNAGDVVLCLSASGTTPYTLVIADLARKAGVVVAGFANVPDSPLLAVSDIRVCIETGPEVVNGSTRMGAATAQKAALNMLSVLVGIRLGHVHDGYMVNVVADNAKLTGRAARIVSDLSGQGIEAARAALARTGGAVKPAVLIAAGETPEAATATLAASGGHLGPALARLKR; translated from the coding sequence ATGGCCGAACGCGCGACCGAGGCGAGGCATCCCCATTCTGCCGGACTGCATGCACAGCCCGCTGCGATGGCGCTTGGGCAGTTGCTTGATGCCCAGATTGCAGCGATTTCGCAGGTGCGCGGGGCTTTCGGGTCGATTGCCGAGGCTGCCGAGGCAGGTGCAGCGGCTTTGGCGCGGGGCGGCAAGATGGGCTACGCGGGGGCCGGTTCGTCGGGCCTTATGGCGCTGGCGGATTGTCTCGAACTCGCGGGGACATTCGGAATTCCGCCCGTGCAAACTCCGATACTGTTTGCGGGCGGGACGGCCGCGCTGTTGCACATGACGGGCGGGGTCGAGGATGATCCGGCGCTAGCGGAGGCGGATTTCGTTGCTGCGGGTTTCAATGCGGGGGATGTGGTGCTGTGCCTGTCGGCATCGGGGACCACGCCCTACACGCTGGTGATCGCCGATCTGGCGCGCAAGGCGGGGGTGGTTGTGGCGGGGTTCGCCAATGTGCCGGACTCGCCCTTGCTGGCCGTTTCGGACATTCGGGTCTGCATCGAGACGGGGCCGGAAGTGGTGAACGGTTCGACCCGCATGGGGGCAGCAACGGCGCAGAAGGCGGCGCTGAACATGCTGTCGGTTTTGGTAGGAATAAGGCTTGGCCATGTGCATGATGGCTATATGGTCAATGTGGTAGCGGACAATGCAAAGCTGACGGGGCGCGCGGCGCGGATCGTGTCGGACCTGTCGGGGCAGGGGATCGAGGCGGCGCGCGCAGCGCTGGCCCGAACGGGAGGGGCGGTGAAACCCGCCGTGCTGATAGCCGCAGGGGAAACGCCCGAGGCGGCGACAGCGACCTTAGCGGCAAGCGGCGGGCATCTTGGCCCCGCCCTGGCCAGACTGAAACGATAA